The proteins below are encoded in one region of Candidatus Planktophila lacus:
- a CDS encoding cytochrome b produces MTARERIAGSVANYVDERTGAAKWMKKNLTKVFPDHWSFLLGEIALYSFIILLLSGTYLTFWFDPSQREVIYDGAYEPLQGIEMSAAYASTLDISFEVRGGLLMRQIHHWAALIFMAAIVVHLMRVYFTGAFRKPREFNWIIGVGLLTLGIVEGFLGYSLPDDLLSGTGIRIAEAIIQALPVVGSYLAFFAFGGAFPGEAFIPRIYTVHVLLLPGAFLALITVHLMLVWYQKHTQYPGPGRTEKNVVGYPLLPVYMAKAGGFFFIVFGVTAFLGAVASINPIWLYGPYTPAQVSAGSQPDWYMGWLDGLVRMAPPLESYIFGYTISWNILIPGLIVPGILFTGMALYPFIESWITGDKREHHLLDRPRNAPNRTALGAMSLTFMLVALINGGNDIIAITFDLTINQIMWFSRIGIFVLPPLAFVITKRICLSLQRADRELVLHGRETGRLVMMPHGEFVEVHEPISPEKAWLLTQHEQIPALALEEHDASGVRRPKALKNKLRARMSKAHAVSIPKVTAEDLKQIENH; encoded by the coding sequence ATGACAGCACGTGAAAGAATCGCAGGCAGCGTAGCAAATTACGTTGATGAAAGAACTGGCGCTGCCAAATGGATGAAGAAGAATTTAACAAAGGTGTTCCCTGATCACTGGTCATTCCTTCTCGGTGAAATTGCACTTTACTCATTTATCATCTTGCTCCTCTCTGGAACTTACCTAACTTTCTGGTTTGATCCATCGCAGCGCGAAGTTATCTATGACGGTGCTTATGAACCTCTTCAAGGTATTGAGATGTCGGCTGCATACGCATCAACTCTTGATATCTCATTCGAAGTTCGTGGCGGACTTTTGATGCGCCAGATTCACCACTGGGCAGCCCTAATTTTTATGGCAGCGATTGTTGTTCACTTAATGCGCGTTTACTTCACTGGCGCATTCCGCAAGCCACGCGAGTTCAACTGGATTATCGGAGTTGGTCTATTAACTCTTGGAATCGTTGAAGGCTTCTTGGGCTACTCACTTCCAGATGACCTACTTTCTGGAACAGGTATCCGTATTGCTGAAGCAATTATTCAAGCCTTGCCAGTCGTTGGTTCTTATCTAGCGTTCTTCGCATTCGGAGGAGCATTCCCTGGAGAAGCATTTATCCCACGTATCTACACAGTTCACGTTCTGCTTCTACCAGGAGCGTTCTTAGCGCTGATCACAGTTCACTTAATGTTGGTCTGGTACCAGAAGCACACTCAATACCCTGGTCCTGGTCGCACTGAAAAGAATGTTGTCGGTTATCCACTTCTTCCTGTCTACATGGCTAAGGCCGGCGGCTTCTTCTTTATCGTCTTCGGAGTAACTGCATTTCTCGGCGCAGTCGCATCCATTAACCCAATCTGGTTATACGGCCCATACACGCCTGCACAGGTTTCTGCAGGATCCCAGCCCGATTGGTATATGGGTTGGCTCGATGGGTTAGTTCGTATGGCTCCGCCACTTGAGAGTTACATATTTGGTTACACAATCTCTTGGAACATCTTGATTCCAGGATTGATTGTTCCGGGCATCCTATTTACCGGAATGGCGCTCTATCCATTTATCGAAAGTTGGATAACTGGAGATAAACGCGAACACCATCTCCTTGATCGTCCGCGCAATGCGCCAAACCGCACAGCGCTCGGAGCGATGTCTCTGACATTTATGCTTGTTGCACTTATCAACGGTGGTAACGACATTATCGCCATAACCTTTGATCTAACGATTAATCAGATCATGTGGTTCTCGCGAATCGGTATCTTTGTACTTCCACCGCTTGCCTTTGTAATTACCAAACGCATCTGCCTTTCATTGCAGCGTGCTGACCGCGAGCTAGTACTCCATGGCCGTGAGACCGGTCGCTTGGTGATGATGCCGCATGGTGAATTTGTTGAAGTTCACGAGCCGATCTCACCTGAAAAGGCTTGGCTGTTAACTCAGCACGAACAGATTCCTGCGCTAGCTCTTGAAGAGCACGATGCCAGCGGAGTACGTCGTCCAAAGGCGCTGAAGAATAAGTTACGCGCGCGTATGAGCAAAGCTCATGCCGTATCGATTCCGAAGGTAACCGCTGAAGATCTAAAGCAGATCGAGAACCACTAA
- a CDS encoding ubiquinol-cytochrome c reductase iron-sulfur subunit — translation MSNEIEAIKDPGLPAHVLRRADTDPKAAKKAERQVAILFLLSAAGTVLLIASYIFIPQDVFIFFPVLGSTNAHQLFLGLGMAASLFFIGMGAIHWAKTLMPDEEVVIQRHEFRSPDEDREEFVKAAKAGAEAAGLGRRSLIKRSLGLSLGLVGLSPLILLRDLGPLPGDSLTKTSWKKGTRLVTDPGDRPIRPEDLEVGAVAQTLPAIAAGEHRKLSDIAKDAVLLIRLRPQEFNLDAERLSWTHEGIIAFSKICSHMGCAVALYEQQTKHLLCPCHQSTFDVTRAAKVIFGPAARPLPQLAITVDSEGYLVAQNPFNEPVGPSFWERSS, via the coding sequence ATGTCGAATGAAATCGAAGCGATAAAAGATCCAGGGCTACCAGCACACGTTCTCCGTCGTGCCGACACCGATCCGAAGGCAGCTAAGAAGGCTGAGCGCCAAGTTGCGATTCTCTTTTTACTCTCCGCAGCCGGAACAGTTCTCTTAATCGCCTCTTATATCTTCATTCCCCAAGATGTCTTTATCTTCTTCCCAGTTCTTGGTAGCACTAACGCACACCAACTCTTTCTTGGTCTCGGAATGGCTGCATCTCTCTTCTTTATTGGAATGGGTGCGATTCACTGGGCAAAGACTTTAATGCCGGATGAAGAAGTAGTTATTCAGCGCCATGAATTTCGTTCACCAGATGAAGATCGTGAAGAATTTGTAAAGGCTGCAAAGGCTGGCGCCGAAGCGGCAGGTCTTGGTCGTCGCTCACTTATTAAACGCTCCCTCGGTCTTTCGTTAGGCCTAGTAGGACTCTCTCCGCTAATTCTTCTTCGTGACTTGGGCCCGCTTCCAGGTGATTCACTTACCAAGACATCTTGGAAAAAGGGAACTCGTCTGGTTACAGATCCAGGTGATCGACCAATTCGTCCAGAAGATCTCGAAGTTGGCGCAGTTGCTCAGACACTTCCAGCAATAGCCGCTGGTGAACATCGCAAACTTTCCGATATTGCTAAAGATGCCGTTTTGTTGATTCGCCTTCGACCACAAGAGTTCAACTTAGATGCTGAAAGACTCTCTTGGACACATGAAGGCATCATCGCCTTCTCAAAGATTTGCTCACATATGGGATGCGCCGTGGCCTTGTACGAACAGCAAACAAAGCACCTGCTCTGCCCTTGCCACCAGTCAACATTTGATGTGACACGCGCTGCCAAGGTGATCTTCGGACCAGCTGCTCGCCCACTGCCTCAACTCGCGATAACAGTAGATTCCGAGGGATACTTGGTCGCACAGAATCCATTTAACGAACCGGTCGGACCTAGCTTCTGGGAGCGCTCATCATGA
- a CDS encoding alpha/beta hydrolase — MAVIGAPAGLLNDWSAVGNGKNKDIGVLLVHGFTGSPSSMRPWAEYLNQKGFTVRVPLLPGHGTKPEDLNAVKWEQWPAKVEAELSELQKTCSKIFICGLSMGGAVTLNVASRHSQKLSGIVLVNPMSHLRFVSPEMAFAVSRVKKLLKSVGDDIKRPGVTEWGYDANPTVGVYELLKMLRVTRPLLPKVTAPMQLFHSVDDHTLPVSNTEIIMKGVGSKIKQRIELTNSYHVATIDYDAEIIYENSRIFIETHAAN; from the coding sequence ATGGCAGTTATTGGAGCGCCCGCCGGTTTGCTTAACGATTGGTCGGCAGTTGGCAACGGAAAGAATAAAGATATTGGCGTTCTTCTGGTGCACGGATTTACTGGATCGCCTTCATCAATGCGACCTTGGGCAGAGTATTTAAATCAGAAAGGTTTTACCGTCAGAGTTCCGCTATTGCCAGGCCACGGAACCAAACCAGAAGATTTGAATGCAGTTAAGTGGGAACAGTGGCCAGCCAAAGTAGAAGCTGAATTATCGGAATTGCAGAAAACCTGCTCCAAGATTTTTATTTGTGGGCTATCAATGGGCGGGGCAGTTACCTTAAATGTTGCTTCCCGACATTCTCAAAAGCTCAGCGGAATTGTTTTGGTTAATCCAATGTCCCATCTTCGATTTGTTAGCCCTGAGATGGCATTTGCAGTTTCCAGAGTGAAGAAATTACTTAAATCGGTTGGTGATGATATTAAGCGCCCTGGCGTAACCGAGTGGGGCTACGACGCCAACCCGACTGTTGGCGTTTATGAGTTATTGAAGATGCTTCGGGTGACAAGACCGCTATTGCCGAAGGTCACCGCGCCAATGCAGCTATTCCATAGCGTTGACGATCACACCTTGCCAGTTTCAAATACCGAAATAATCATGAAGGGTGTAGGTTCCAAAATTAAGCAGAGGATTGAGCTAACCAATAGTTATCACGTTGCGACCATTGATTACGATGCCGAGATCATCTACGAAAACTCCAGAATTTTCATCGAAACTCACGCCGCGAATTGA
- a CDS encoding response regulator transcription factor: MNSPSKPIIVIYSDDSAVRQSIVAALGKKVAADLPEHQIEEFATGPALRSYIDRKSVSGNLRADLFILDGEAVPEGGMGIARQLKDEVFNCPPVLLITGRREDAWLAAWSRAEASVIHPIDPFTLANTVANLMRTSAVATA; encoded by the coding sequence ATGAATTCTCCAAGCAAGCCGATCATCGTTATCTATTCCGATGATTCGGCGGTGCGCCAGTCGATTGTTGCCGCTTTGGGAAAGAAAGTTGCCGCCGATCTACCAGAGCATCAGATTGAGGAATTCGCTACTGGGCCGGCGCTTCGCTCATACATTGATCGCAAGAGCGTTTCCGGAAATCTCCGTGCTGATCTATTTATTTTAGATGGGGAGGCGGTACCTGAGGGCGGTATGGGAATTGCCCGCCAATTAAAGGATGAGGTTTTTAACTGTCCGCCAGTTCTTTTGATCACTGGCAGACGAGAAGATGCCTGGCTTGCTGCATGGTCGCGCGCCGAAGCTAGCGTTATCCATCCTATCGACCCATTTACCTTGGCAAATACCGTTGCAAACTTGATGCGCACTAGCGCAGTTGCCACCGCTTAA
- a CDS encoding exonuclease domain-containing protein — protein sequence MSAHALSLAETTFVVLDLETSGAAPSTGAAITEIGALKVRGGEIIGEFQSFVNPGHSLPDFITALTGITDSMLFDAPTISEILPTFFEFLGSHHETVLVAHNAPFDIGFLKAAAIETESAWPEFIVVDTVRIARSALGRDEVQDCKLSTLAEFFGASIEPNHRALDDARATVDVMHGIFERLGTFGVSTLGELTTFKRKRERKALD from the coding sequence ATGTCGGCACATGCACTCTCTCTTGCAGAAACCACATTTGTAGTTCTCGACCTCGAAACCTCAGGTGCGGCCCCGTCTACCGGCGCTGCTATTACCGAGATCGGCGCACTAAAAGTTCGAGGCGGCGAGATCATTGGTGAGTTCCAAAGCTTTGTTAATCCGGGCCACTCGCTTCCCGATTTCATCACGGCGCTTACTGGCATAACCGATTCAATGCTCTTTGATGCCCCAACAATTTCCGAGATTCTTCCTACTTTCTTTGAGTTTCTCGGCTCTCATCACGAAACGGTTCTTGTCGCCCATAATGCTCCATTCGATATTGGCTTTCTAAAAGCGGCAGCGATTGAAACGGAAAGTGCGTGGCCTGAATTTATTGTTGTAGATACGGTGAGAATCGCCAGGTCTGCCTTAGGACGGGATGAGGTGCAAGATTGCAAATTATCAACCTTGGCCGAATTTTTCGGGGCATCGATCGAACCTAACCATCGCGCCTTAGATGATGCCCGGGCTACCGTTGATGTCATGCACGGAATCTTTGAACGCCTCGGAACCTTTGGAGTATCAACGCTCGGAGAGCTAACAACCTTCAAACGTAAACGTGAACGTAAAGCCCTAGATTAA
- a CDS encoding c-type cytochrome: MKRLSRFRRHRAVAPLLLVLALLSIGTTFSVAGASTSTPITAAERSALIEEGKEIFLKGCSSCHGLNAEGATIAPSLIGVGAASVDFQVATGRMPMADMSQQAMRKAPVYNEREVEALAAYVASLAPGPEIPGEEHLNYERDGSLAEGGELFRTNCAMCHNFAGQGGALTRGKYAPTVMGVTSRHIYEAMITGPQSMPVFSDKTITPEEKLSIIKWIKAVEVEPQLGGASLGRVGPVTEGLLVWTLGLGLLIGVAVWLAMKAR; this comes from the coding sequence TTGAAGCGTCTCTCACGTTTTCGCAGGCACCGCGCAGTAGCCCCGCTTCTCTTGGTGCTTGCACTCCTTTCGATAGGAACCACTTTCTCTGTAGCCGGGGCTTCTACGAGTACTCCGATCACTGCCGCTGAAAGAAGCGCTTTGATTGAAGAAGGTAAGGAGATATTCCTTAAAGGCTGCTCTTCATGCCACGGCTTAAATGCTGAAGGTGCAACTATCGCGCCTTCACTAATCGGCGTAGGTGCCGCTTCAGTTGATTTCCAAGTTGCTACAGGACGTATGCCTATGGCTGATATGAGCCAGCAAGCGATGCGTAAGGCACCTGTCTACAACGAACGCGAAGTTGAAGCGCTGGCTGCCTATGTTGCATCTCTTGCTCCAGGACCTGAAATTCCTGGTGAGGAACACTTGAATTACGAACGCGATGGATCTCTTGCAGAAGGTGGAGAGTTATTCCGCACAAACTGCGCGATGTGCCACAACTTCGCCGGACAAGGTGGAGCGTTAACTCGTGGAAAGTACGCGCCAACAGTTATGGGAGTTACTTCACGCCATATCTATGAAGCGATGATTACTGGTCCTCAATCAATGCCGGTCTTCTCTGATAAAACAATTACCCCTGAAGAAAAACTCTCAATCATTAAGTGGATTAAAGCCGTTGAAGTTGAACCACAGTTGGGTGGCGCATCACTTGGACGCGTTGGTCCAGTAACTGAAGGTTTATTAGTTTGGACTCTTGGACTCGGACTGCTAATTGGTGTTGCAGTCTGGCTAGCGATGAAGGCGAGATAG
- the coxB gene encoding cytochrome c oxidase subunit II, with the protein MSAHKRSRSLVRLAAPLTLLPLLLSGCSKVSGLGYEEGLSSVNDISLSLWQGAWIAGGVVGVITFVLIIWPAIFHRAKASKGEFPKQTQYNIPVEIAYTIIPFIIVAVLFYYTAVKQEKIVEKTSTYAHEITVNGFQWSWQFSYPEAGPKAVVTGTPAQPPTLVVPIGEKVRYTIESNDVVHGFWIPAFMIQIQNLPGVTNSLEFTANKLGTYPGRCNILCGRNHSQMLFTVKVVTVAEYKAYLETLKASAA; encoded by the coding sequence ATGTCTGCCCATAAACGCTCGCGTTCTCTGGTTCGTCTAGCCGCTCCGCTAACACTTCTGCCACTTCTTCTTAGCGGGTGCTCCAAAGTCTCTGGCCTTGGATATGAAGAAGGTCTTTCAAGCGTTAATGACATATCACTTTCACTATGGCAGGGAGCATGGATTGCTGGCGGCGTAGTCGGTGTAATTACATTTGTACTGATTATTTGGCCAGCTATTTTCCATCGCGCTAAAGCCAGTAAAGGTGAATTCCCAAAGCAGACCCAATACAACATTCCTGTAGAAATTGCTTACACGATAATTCCATTTATCATCGTTGCAGTTCTCTTCTATTACACCGCAGTCAAACAAGAGAAAATTGTTGAGAAGACATCAACCTACGCACATGAGATCACCGTTAATGGATTCCAATGGTCATGGCAGTTTAGTTATCCAGAGGCAGGACCAAAGGCAGTTGTTACTGGAACTCCAGCGCAGCCTCCAACTTTGGTAGTTCCGATCGGCGAAAAGGTTCGCTACACAATTGAATCCAACGATGTTGTACATGGTTTCTGGATTCCTGCCTTTATGATTCAGATACAAAACCTGCCGGGCGTAACAAATAGCCTTGAATTCACCGCAAATAAATTGGGCACCTATCCAGGTCGATGCAACATTCTCTGCGGACGTAATCACTCACAGATGCTCTTTACGGTAAAGGTCGTAACTGTTGCCGAATATAAGGCTTATCTCGAAACTCTGAAGGCGAGCGCAGCATGA
- the trpD gene encoding anthranilate phosphoribosyltransferase — MSSLDWAGVIAKLENGLDLLPLEAQAVMREVLEDRADKEVLKSFLIALKNKGETPEEVGALVAQMYQFCAPITINERAVDTVGTGGDGAHTINISTTAAIIAAAAGSRVVKHGNRAASSKSGAGDLLEALGVAINLDGAKVAQTVAELGIGFCFAPIFHPAMRFAAPARKELATATVFNILGPLANPAKPKAAAIGVANDRMHLVMAQVLAERGVEGFVFRGDDGLDEITLATTTSVLTIGNGEISSDRIDAKDFALANAPISALVGGDAQENARITKAIFAGERGAPRDAVLLNAAAAIAAFDGEFELSIHERLSKSLKKATESVDSGKANSLLGEWVLLSNKLAAN; from the coding sequence ATGAGCTCACTTGATTGGGCCGGCGTTATCGCCAAATTAGAAAACGGTCTCGATCTCCTACCTCTAGAGGCGCAAGCGGTCATGCGTGAAGTATTGGAAGATCGTGCTGATAAAGAAGTTTTAAAAAGTTTCTTAATTGCGCTAAAAAACAAAGGCGAGACTCCCGAAGAAGTCGGAGCGCTTGTTGCTCAGATGTATCAATTTTGCGCACCAATAACCATAAACGAACGCGCAGTAGATACTGTCGGCACTGGTGGCGACGGTGCCCACACGATCAATATTTCAACTACCGCAGCGATCATTGCTGCAGCGGCAGGATCGCGTGTTGTGAAGCATGGCAATCGTGCCGCGTCTTCGAAATCCGGTGCTGGAGATCTTTTAGAGGCCCTCGGTGTTGCAATCAATCTGGATGGCGCAAAAGTTGCTCAAACAGTTGCCGAGCTCGGAATCGGTTTCTGCTTTGCACCAATTTTTCATCCAGCGATGCGCTTTGCAGCGCCAGCTCGTAAAGAGTTAGCAACTGCAACGGTCTTTAACATCCTTGGCCCTCTTGCCAACCCAGCCAAGCCAAAAGCCGCAGCAATAGGCGTTGCCAATGATCGAATGCATTTAGTGATGGCCCAAGTGCTTGCTGAACGTGGCGTAGAAGGTTTCGTATTCCGCGGAGATGATGGTTTGGATGAAATCACTTTGGCCACGACAACTTCAGTTCTAACAATCGGTAATGGCGAAATCTCCAGTGATCGCATCGACGCTAAGGACTTTGCATTAGCTAACGCGCCGATTTCGGCTCTAGTTGGGGGAGATGCGCAAGAAAATGCTCGCATCACCAAAGCGATCTTTGCTGGGGAACGCGGAGCGCCTAGAGATGCAGTATTACTCAACGCTGCCGCTGCGATCGCTGCTTTTGATGGTGAGTTCGAGCTCTCAATTCATGAACGTTTGAGTAAGTCACTAAAGAAGGCGACAGAGAGCGTTGACTCTGGAAAGGCAAATTCTTTGCTTGGCGAATGGGTTCTGCTGAGCAATAAATTAGCCGCTAATTAA
- a CDS encoding cytochrome c oxidase subunit 3 gives MTSTSTATHHNINRPNMVAVGTIVWLSSELMFFAALFAMYFTTRAVQGPEIWLESTEVLNIPFAAFNTTVLVLSSVTCQFGVFAAERFQAKRTGSLLNVKSWGMREWFSLTFLMGAFFIAGQVYEYASLTHEGLALSTNAYTSVFYLATGFHGLHVTGGLIAFLIVMVRVAKARRFTHNQATTAIVASYYWHFVDVVWIALFAAIYLIK, from the coding sequence ATGACCAGCACATCAACTGCGACCCATCACAACATCAATCGCCCCAATATGGTGGCGGTCGGAACGATCGTATGGCTCTCAAGTGAGTTGATGTTTTTTGCCGCGCTCTTTGCAATGTATTTCACTACGCGCGCAGTCCAAGGCCCAGAGATCTGGCTTGAATCAACGGAAGTTTTGAATATTCCTTTTGCTGCATTTAACACAACAGTTTTGGTTCTCTCATCTGTAACCTGCCAATTCGGAGTATTTGCCGCTGAACGATTCCAAGCAAAGCGCACAGGCTCACTTCTAAATGTTAAATCTTGGGGCATGCGCGAATGGTTCTCTCTAACCTTCCTCATGGGCGCATTCTTTATCGCGGGCCAAGTTTATGAATATGCCAGCCTTACTCACGAAGGTTTAGCGCTTTCAACTAACGCCTACACATCTGTCTTTTACCTAGCAACCGGCTTCCACGGATTACACGTGACCGGCGGGTTGATTGCATTTCTGATTGTCATGGTCCGCGTCGCAAAGGCGCGACGTTTCACTCACAACCAAGCTACAACGGCGATCGTTGCCTCTTACTACTGGCACTTCGTTGATGTTGTTTGGATTGCACTCTTCGCAGCGATTTATTTAATTAAGTAA
- the ctaD gene encoding cytochrome c oxidase subunit I: MTTYAERPTINPVGAQPSSKGKNFVKWITSTDHKTIGYMYLMATFGWFLVGGLLALFLRAELTRPGMQFLSNEQYNQIFTMHGTIMLLMFATPLFVGFANVIMPLQIGAADVAFPRLNMLSFWLFMFGSITAVAGFLTPGGAASFGWTAYAPLANSTYSPGIGGDLWVIGLAVSGLGTILGGVNFITTIFTMRAPGMTMFRMSIFSWNVLLTSILVLLAFPPLAAALLALESDRLFGTHIFDPANGGAMLWQHLFWFFGHPEVYILALPFFGIATEILPVFSRKPIFGYKGLIAATIAISALSVAVWAHHMFASGQVLLPFFSFMTFLIGVPTGVKFFNWIGTMWRGHVTFETPMLWVMGFLVTFLFGGITGIILASPPMDFAVSASYFVVAHFHYVLFGTVVFAMFAGFYFWWPKMTGRMLNERLGKIHFWTLFFGFHTTFLIQHWLGIKGFPRRYSDYLATDGFTGMNMISTIGSALLALSMIPFFVNVWITRKSPLVNCDDPWGYGSSLEWATSCPPPRHNFLTMPRIRSERPAFDLHHPHVKTEGH, encoded by the coding sequence ATGACCACTTATGCAGAACGTCCAACGATTAATCCAGTAGGTGCGCAACCATCGAGCAAGGGTAAAAACTTTGTAAAGTGGATTACGTCGACTGATCACAAGACGATCGGCTATATGTATTTAATGGCCACCTTTGGTTGGTTCTTAGTAGGCGGTCTTCTTGCCCTATTCCTGCGCGCTGAGCTAACTCGCCCAGGTATGCAGTTCTTGAGCAACGAGCAGTACAACCAGATCTTTACGATGCACGGAACGATTATGTTGCTTATGTTTGCAACTCCATTGTTCGTTGGTTTCGCCAACGTGATCATGCCATTGCAAATTGGTGCCGCAGATGTGGCTTTCCCTCGCCTTAACATGCTCTCCTTCTGGTTATTTATGTTTGGAAGCATTACTGCGGTTGCAGGATTCTTGACTCCCGGTGGAGCAGCATCATTTGGATGGACTGCTTACGCACCTCTTGCTAACTCAACATATTCACCAGGAATCGGTGGAGACCTTTGGGTAATCGGTTTGGCTGTTTCAGGTCTTGGAACAATCCTGGGCGGCGTTAACTTCATTACAACGATCTTCACAATGCGCGCTCCAGGTATGACGATGTTTCGTATGTCGATCTTTTCTTGGAACGTTCTCTTAACTTCTATCTTGGTATTGCTTGCCTTCCCTCCGTTAGCTGCTGCGTTATTGGCGCTGGAGTCTGATCGCCTCTTTGGTACACATATCTTTGATCCGGCCAACGGTGGTGCGATGCTGTGGCAACACTTGTTCTGGTTCTTTGGCCACCCTGAGGTATATATCTTGGCGCTGCCATTCTTCGGAATTGCAACTGAAATTTTGCCAGTCTTTAGCCGCAAGCCAATCTTTGGTTATAAAGGTTTGATCGCAGCAACAATCGCAATCTCAGCGCTTTCGGTTGCAGTATGGGCCCACCACATGTTCGCCAGCGGCCAGGTACTTCTACCGTTCTTCTCATTCATGACATTTTTGATTGGTGTTCCAACTGGCGTTAAATTCTTTAACTGGATCGGCACCATGTGGCGTGGCCACGTAACCTTCGAGACTCCAATGCTCTGGGTTATGGGATTCCTTGTCACCTTCTTATTTGGCGGAATCACCGGAATCATCTTAGCTTCGCCTCCAATGGACTTTGCAGTATCGGCCTCGTACTTCGTTGTAGCTCACTTCCATTACGTTCTCTTCGGAACTGTGGTCTTTGCAATGTTCGCCGGTTTCTACTTCTGGTGGCCAAAGATGACTGGTCGCATGCTCAATGAACGCCTTGGAAAGATCCACTTCTGGACGCTCTTCTTCGGCTTCCATACAACTTTCTTAATTCAACACTGGCTTGGAATTAAGGGCTTCCCACGACGCTACTCTGATTACTTAGCAACTGATGGCTTCACCGGGATGAATATGATTTCAACGATCGGATCTGCGCTCCTTGCGCTCTCAATGATTCCGTTCTTTGTAAACGTCTGGATTACCCGCAAGTCACCACTAGTTAACTGTGATGATCCTTGGGGCTATGGCTCATCCCTTGAGTGGGCGACATCTTGCCCACCACCACGCCATAACTTCTTGACGATGCCACGTATTCGCTCTGAGCGCCCAGCATTTGATCTTCACCACCCACATGTTAAAACGGAAGGCCACTAA
- a CDS encoding cytochrome c oxidase subunit 4 has product MKTNWQLFGGLSVFYVFMAIVYYYVGGEAVGITGMILAACLAGMVGFYVWFTQKRIGRLLPEDRPTAEIAEGAGELGFYSPHSWWPLPVAASAMALGLSLLIGWWLTLIALGALVISIIGFVTEYEKPLPDNAAH; this is encoded by the coding sequence ATGAAAACTAATTGGCAGCTCTTCGGTGGTCTAAGCGTTTTCTATGTCTTTATGGCGATCGTTTACTACTATGTAGGTGGCGAGGCAGTTGGCATTACAGGAATGATCCTCGCTGCATGCTTGGCAGGCATGGTCGGTTTCTATGTTTGGTTTACCCAGAAACGAATTGGCCGACTATTACCTGAAGATCGCCCTACTGCAGAGATTGCAGAAGGCGCGGGCGAACTTGGTTTTTATAGCCCTCATTCATGGTGGCCGCTGCCGGTTGCGGCAAGCGCGATGGCTTTAGGTCTCTCACTTCTTATTGGTTGGTGGTTAACACTTATCGCGCTCGGTGCGCTAGTTATCAGCATTATCGGTTTCGTGACTGAGTATGAGAAACCTTTACCTGACAACGCTGCACACTAA